Genomic segment of Bacillota bacterium:
CCTCCAGCCGCTCGGGGCTGGGGTCGGGCAGAACCGAGAGCACCTTCTCCACCAGCATGGTCGGCCCCTCGGCCGACTCCAGGGCGGCCGCCACCCGGCGCAGCGCCATCAACCCCAGGTCGTAGAGGCCGCCGTCCCCGCCCAGGAAGCGGCCCCAGCCACGCGTCCCCTCCCGGCGCCCGTTCCAGCGGCCCCCGTAGGCCTCCACCCAGAGGCCCACCTCCAGCACGATGCCCGGCAGGAGGCCCGTCGCCCCCGCCCAGACCGCCTCGCGGGCGTCCACCATGCGCAGGGCGAGCGGGCGGAGCCGCGCCTCCAGCGCCAGCGCCTCCTCGTCCGAGGCGCTCCCGGGCAGCGCCAGGCAGGCGGCGTCCGCCCCCGTCTCCGCCGCCAGTCCGCCTGCCAGCAGCGCCAGCCGCTCCAGTCCCGGGCCGCGCGCCCCCTCCGGCCCGTCCGCCCGCTCGCGCCGCAGGGCCAGGAGGCCGCTCCGCGCCTCCGCGGCGGCTGCCGTCACCTCGCCGCTCTCGCCCAGCACGGCACCGATGACCCGCACGCCCTGCCTCCCCGGCCCCCTCTTCGGCGCCACCGCCGCACGATCCTTGCCCGCCGGGCCGCGCCTGGCGGATACTGGACGCATGCCCTGGCACGTCATCGTCCAATCGGGCACGCCGCTCGCCCTTCGCCCGGACTGGGCCGTCTCGCTGCGCCTGCCAGGCGCGGGCGGGCTGCTCGCCACGCCCCCCGCGGGGGAAGACGCCCCGGGGGCGGAGACCGGGACGCCGGCCTGGCTCGCCCGCGCCGCCGACCTCCTGGAGGAAGTCTATCCCTCGGCGCACCTCCTGCGCTGGCGCCCCCGGCCCGAGGCGGGGCCCGCCTGGCCGGAGCCCTCGCCGCGCCTCTGCCTGCACCTGACCGCCCTGGCCGCCTTCGCGGTCCGCCACGCCAGCGCGCCCGGACAGCTCGCCCGCGTCGCCCAGGCGCTCCACCGCGCCCTCACCGGCGAGGAAGCGAGCCTCGCCCCCTTCCTCGCCGCGGCGCTGGGCGGCTGGGTGCGCACCCGCCGCTCGCTGCTGGGCGAAGAGCCCGACCTCGCCCCGACCGGCCCCGGGGGCGGGCACCCGCCCGAGCGCGCCCCCCGGCCCGCACCCGAACTCTGGCAGCCGTCGGCGGAGGGCGACGCCTCCTCCCTGCCCGCCCGGGTGGAGGAAGCCGCCCGGGCGGCGGCCGCCGAAGCCTCCGGCCTCGCCTGGCTGAGCCTCCCGCACGAGCCCGAGCCGCGCCCCGTCGCCTGGTTCCTGGGCGACGCCGCACGCCTCGGCGCCCTCCTCCCGCCGGCCGGCTGGCGGCCGTTCCCGGCCGCCGTGGAGCGGGTGCCGGTCCGGGTCCGCATCGAGCGGCTGGACGAGGGCGGCCGGCAGGCCTGACGGTCGCGGGGCGGGCCGGCCGCAGCGTCAGACCGCGCGGTACGGCGACCCCTGCAGGGCGGGCAGCGCCCGCCGCACCCCCAGCGCCACCGGGGTGGCCACCGCCGCCTTGATCAGGTCGAAGGGCAGGAAAGGCCAGGCGCCAGCGGCCAGCGCCGCCTGCCAGCTGGGCATCCAGCCCGCGCGGAGCTGGAGCAGGCCGCCCAGGTAGGTGAGGCTCAGCCCCGCCAGCAGCGCCAGGTAGACGCGGAGGCCGCTCCCCGCCCAGCCCGGACGCTGGAGGAGCCAGGCAGCCAGCCCGACGCCCGCCAGGTCGCCCCAGAGGTAGCCGCCCGTGGGACCCAGCAGCACGCCGACGCCGGCGTGTCCCTGGGCGAAGACGGGCAGGCCGACCGCGCCCAGGGCGATGTAGAGGGCGACGGCGGCCACCGCCTCCGCCGGCGGCAGAAGCGCCCCGGCCAGGAGGACGCCGAAGATCTGGAGCGTGAAGGGGACC
This window contains:
- a CDS encoding biotin transporter BioY; amino-acid sequence: MSTGDSRPGAPARPSGWPGRAARVGLMAALIAALAAFSIPLPFTPVPFTLQIFGVLLAGALLPPAEAVAAVALYIALGAVGLPVFAQGHAGVGVLLGPTGGYLWGDLAGVGLAAWLLQRPGWAGSGLRVYLALLAGLSLTYLGGLLQLRAGWMPSWQAALAAGAWPFLPFDLIKAAVATPVALGVRRALPALQGSPYRAV